TACCGGCGGTGGTGCTGCAATACCGGCTCCCAATACTAATCCCGCTCCGGCGCAGCAGGGCGGCGTACCCGTGGCCATGATCGAGGATCTGAAAAAGAACGGGCAGGTAACCACCAGCCCGGCCCCTAAAGCCTCCATGCCTGCTACCCAATCAGTGCCTGCACCGCCTAAACCCGCTGCTACACAGAAATCCGGCGTTGTATACCACAATGTGCAGCCCAAAGAAACGCTTTACGGTATTGCTAAAATGTACAATCAGACAGTTTCGCAATTACAGGAATGGAATAATTTGCAGAGCGCTGATATCAAAATCGGTCAGCGGCTGCTCGTGAATAAATAAGCGATCTTTTTTCGCTTATGATTGTTAAATATGGAAATGTAGTAGTATTATGTCAGTGATCAAGGTACACGACAAGCAGTTTCAGCCCTATATCGGTGCCGTTGAATTGCAGCAACGTATTAAAGAGATGGCAGAACAAATCAGCAGCGATTTGAAAAACGAACGCCCGCTGTTTATCGCCATCCTGAATGGCTCCTTTATGTTTGCCGCAGATATTTTTAAACATCTCAATATCGACGCAGAGATCTCATTCATTAAACTGGCTTCCTATAAGGGAACTAAGTCAACCGGCAATGTGGTACAGGCAATCGGCCTGGATGAAGACCTGTTCGGGCGTACAGTGGTGATCCTGGAAGATATTGTGGATACCGGCAAGACCCTCAGCCAGTTCCTGCCACAACTGGAGCATCAGCAACCAAAGAAATTGCTGGTAGCATCCCTGCTTACCAAGCCCGATGCAATGGTATTCCCCATCAGGATAGATTATCTGGGCTTTTCTGTACCCGATAAATTTCTGTTGGGTTATGGCCTCGATTATGATGGGCTTGGCCGCAATCTTCCGGAAATATATCAACTGGTGGAGTAGTACACGGTCGGTAAATAATTGTGAAAGACGCAAAGGGTGGATGATAGAGCCCTTTGCGTCTTTCCTGTTACAGGACAACTTGTTAGAATTGTCCCCGAAATTGTGTAATTTACTTCCATGCTCAAGTACCTTTTACTCTTAATTTGCTGGGGTGGAGGGCTGCAGGCGCAAACAATCCAGGTATCGGGAGCAGTGGAAGACAGCATTACTCACCATCCCGTTTCCGGAGTGACAGTGAAGGTGATGGATGACACAACCAATGTAGTCACAAACGCTTTCGGTCTTTTTAAAGTAGAAATCCCCAAGGCCACGGCCACGCTGTTGTTTTCCCGCAACGGTTATCAGCCAAAACAGCTTGCGGTGAATAAGAATGAGAGACTGGTAATAACGCTATCGCCTATACGTACTGATATTGATCCTGTTGTCCTGGCCAAGGCCAGAGCCAAGATGCTGCATAGTAGCAATCCCAACTACGGTAATGTAAGCATGGGCACGCATTCTTTCTATAATGAAACTTATGGCGCTACTTACGAAAATAAATTCGTGCGTGCCGGAAGTCATCCTGTTTCTACGTTTGCGATTGATGTAGACAGGGCCGCATATAGCAATATCCGCCGCTTTCTGCGCCTGAAAGAGAAAGTGCCCGTAGACGCTGTTCGCATAGAAGAAATGGTGAACTACTTTCACTATGATTTTCCTTTACCCCCTCCGGGTAATACGCTTGCCTTATATAGCTACTACATGACCTGCCCCTGGGATACCTCCCATCGGCTGTTGCAACTCGCTGTGAAGGCACGTGCGTTGGAAACAGACAGTTTTCCTCCGAGTAACCTGGTTTTCCTGACAGATGTTTCCGGCTCTATGGGTGCTTCAAACAAATTACCGCTGTTACAGGCTGCTTTTCGAATACTGGTCAATAACCTGCGCCCGATCGATAAAGTAGCCATAGTGGCTTACGCCGGC
The genomic region above belongs to Chitinophaga sp. 180180018-3 and contains:
- the hpt gene encoding hypoxanthine phosphoribosyltransferase, translated to MSVIKVHDKQFQPYIGAVELQQRIKEMAEQISSDLKNERPLFIAILNGSFMFAADIFKHLNIDAEISFIKLASYKGTKSTGNVVQAIGLDEDLFGRTVVILEDIVDTGKTLSQFLPQLEHQQPKKLLVASLLTKPDAMVFPIRIDYLGFSVPDKFLLGYGLDYDGLGRNLPEIYQLVE